One window of Hymenobacter sp. BRD128 genomic DNA carries:
- the dprA gene encoding DNA-processing protein DprA — MPTPTATDDLYHELALTLLPGIGPQLTRQLMSYGSSAKNVFLLPPGKLRRIPGVGEATIKILTGAERGKALTQAEASLRKAEKEGVQILFYTSKQFPSRLKLIPDAPVLLYYQGPADLNAPKTLALVGTRQATDYGREQTERIIKGVLPHQPLIISGLAYGIDIMAHRAALQEGLATVGVMATGLDIIYPAAHRKTAEKMRETGGLLTEFPFGTQPDRYNFPQRNRIIAGLADGTVVVEAAAKGGALITAELALSYDRDVLAVPGPLGVPTSEGCNALIKTNKAALYQEPADLEQLLNWDAALHLPGKFQPLPSYSADDFSSEEFSLVSVLAAAPGRELHMDELAWKAQQPIHAVASLLLGLEFRGVVRALPGKKFGLI; from the coding sequence ATGCCCACCCCAACCGCTACCGACGACCTCTACCACGAGCTGGCCCTGACGCTGCTGCCCGGCATCGGCCCGCAGCTCACGCGCCAACTGATGAGCTACGGCTCGTCGGCCAAAAACGTGTTTCTGCTGCCGCCCGGCAAGCTGCGGCGCATTCCCGGCGTGGGCGAGGCCACCATTAAAATCCTGACCGGGGCCGAGCGCGGCAAGGCGCTGACGCAAGCCGAGGCTAGCCTGCGCAAGGCCGAGAAAGAGGGCGTGCAGATTCTGTTTTACACCAGCAAGCAGTTCCCGAGCCGCCTCAAGCTCATTCCCGACGCGCCGGTGCTGCTCTACTACCAGGGCCCGGCCGACCTGAACGCGCCCAAGACCCTGGCGCTGGTGGGCACCCGCCAGGCCACCGACTACGGCCGCGAGCAAACCGAGCGCATCATCAAGGGCGTGCTGCCGCACCAGCCGCTCATTATCAGCGGGCTAGCCTATGGCATCGACATCATGGCGCACCGCGCGGCCTTGCAGGAAGGGCTAGCCACGGTGGGCGTGATGGCCACCGGCCTCGACATTATTTACCCCGCCGCGCACCGCAAAACGGCCGAGAAGATGCGCGAAACCGGCGGCCTGCTCACCGAGTTTCCCTTCGGCACGCAGCCCGACCGCTACAATTTTCCGCAGCGCAACCGCATCATTGCGGGGCTAGCCGATGGCACCGTAGTAGTGGAGGCCGCCGCTAAGGGCGGCGCGCTCATCACCGCCGAGCTGGCCCTGAGCTACGACCGCGACGTGCTGGCCGTGCCCGGCCCGCTAGGGGTCCCCACCTCCGAAGGCTGCAACGCGCTGATTAAAACCAACAAAGCGGCGCTCTACCAGGAGCCCGCCGACCTGGAGCAGCTGCTCAACTGGGATGCCGCGCTGCACCTGCCCGGCAAGTTTCAGCCGCTTCCCTCCTACTCGGCCGACGATTTTTCGAGCGAAGAATTCTCCCTGGTGAGCGTGCTGGCCGCCGCGCCCGGCCGCGAGCTGCACATGGATGAGCTGGCCTGGAAAGCCCAGCAGCCCATTCACGCGGTGGCCTCGCTGCTGCTGGGGCTCGAGTTTCGGGGCGTAGTGCGGGCGCTGCCAGGTA
- a CDS encoding MerR family transcriptional regulator, protein MPYKERDITKQYFTIGEVAEQFGVATSLIRFWETEFDELAPRKSKKGNRLFTQADVDTFRTIYHLVKERGYTIAGAREMLKQKGGQLKDKIDVIQSLERVRGFLVSLKKEIDAAQKAE, encoded by the coding sequence ATGCCCTATAAAGAGCGCGACATTACCAAGCAGTATTTTACCATCGGCGAGGTGGCCGAGCAGTTCGGCGTCGCCACTTCGCTCATCCGCTTCTGGGAAACCGAGTTTGACGAGCTGGCCCCGCGCAAGAGTAAGAAGGGCAACCGCCTCTTCACGCAGGCCGACGTGGATACGTTTCGCACTATCTATCACTTGGTGAAGGAGCGCGGCTACACCATTGCCGGCGCCCGTGAGATGCTGAAGCAGAAGGGCGGCCAGCTCAAGGACAAGATTGACGTAATTCAGTCCCTGGAGCGGGTGCGCGGCTTTTTGGTGAGCCTTAAGAAAGAGATTGACGCGGCGCAGAAGGCCGAGTAA